The DNA window acgtGGTCGAGAAGGTGGTAGAGGAGTACTGGGCCGCATATGACGACCTGcgcctcttcttcttccgTGAGGTGGCTTCCCTCGTGGCCGCcgatgaggttgaggtggaCGCTGTGATGGCGCAGCTTGCACCGctcaccaacctccccaaggcgcaggcggaCATCAACGCGTTCTTCGTACCGGGCCTCGAGACGGCGCCGGAGGAcagcgagaagaagagcaagaaggccaagacgggcaagggcaagaaggggaagaaggagctTGACGCTCTCCCGGAGTGGATGGAGACGTAcgactcggcgtcctcggacgacgaggaggttggcgggaagcgcaagcgcgcgTCAGCCCTCGGTACAGCTGCAGCGGTACACAGCCTCGCGGCGCACACGAATGCGTACACATCTGCCTGGGAGGGCGTGCTCTCCCGGCCCCTCAGTGAGGCGTGGACACGTCGCGTCCTGGCGAGTCTgcacggcgagcgcggcgtgcTCTCCCACTGGGCGCCGGCACGGCGTGTGCGTCTCGCCGACTGGCTCGGTGGCAcggtcgacggcggcggcgcgcacgccctACTTGCCATGAACGGCCTGTTTGTGCTCATGACCCTGTACAATCTCGACTACCCGCGCTTCTACGAGCGGCTGTATGCCCttctcgacggcgaggtgctGCACGCACGCTACCGTGCGCGCTTCTTCCGCCTGCTCGATACGTTCCTGCGCTCGCCAATGCTCGGAGCGGCGCTCGTGGCGGCGTTCATCAAGCGCCTCGCACGGCTTGCTCTCTCCGCACCACCCGCCGGTGCAATCCTGGTGATCCCGTTCGTGTATAACCTCTTCAAGCGGCATCCAGGGACCATGCCCATGCTCCACCGGCTGCCAGACGACATGGAGAGCGACCCGTACGACGAGAATGAGCCCGTTCCTGGCAAGTCTAAGGCGATCGACAGCTCTGTGTGGGAACTTGCGGCGCTCAAGAGCCATTACCTCGCTAGCGTGGGGACAATGGCTAAGATCTTCAGCGAACAGTTCACAAAGCCAGAGTTCAACCTTGAAGATTTCCTCGACCACGGATACGGCACTGTGAGTGACTCACCCACCGTACGCTGACCCTAGCTCTTCGAGACAGAAACTAAGCGGCGCATCAAGAACGCTCCGGCACTCAGTGTacagctcgagctgggaCAGCCGGCCGATATTGCGCCGTTGTTCCCTTCGGCAGGacaggagggcgagcgcgatggGGTCAGCGAGCTCTGGGCCTTTTAGGCGAATCGTGGGATGTGTCGGTGTTCTAGAGAGACATGTACGAGTTCATGGCGCTTCGAGAGCTGCGGCATCATGGCGTATTTTGAATGGTGGTTGCATGGGCGTTACGCTTGCCTACAAAAGAGAAGAGAGCGAAGCGAAGTGTATTATGGGAGCAAAAGTGCTCGTCGAAGTTATGCGCAACGCCCACTCTCCTCCACTACTGAACGTCAAATTCTTACACGTCACGTCTTCATCTCCAcactcgcctcctcctcacaggtctcctcctcacagGTTACTCTTCACATGCGCATCACATGCGCCCTCCCCGGCCGCGAGGATGGCCGCGGCCCCGGAAACCGTACCCACGGTCGAaaccgccgcctcgaggaggataTGGTCGAGGGCCACCGAAACCTCCACGCATGCTGTTAACAGGGGAGACTGGTGCCCCTCCGGCGTTGGCACCTGTTCCAGGGCCATGCGTAGAGCTACCGCCCCACGCCCCACGCGGTCCTGTAGGCGCGTGACGAGGGCCGGTTGGAGGCGCACGAGGCCCGTGGTGGGGCGGCCCGTCACGCACTGGCAGTGCAGGTGGGATGTCGGGCAAACCTTGGAACTTGCCCGGCGGTGTCTGAAGCGGAAGCGGTTGCCGCACCGGGCTCATCTGCGGGAACTCATTGTCTGGCTGACGCGGTTGGAACGCCAGAGGTGGTGGCAAGGGTTCGCGTGATGACTCGTCCACTGACCCCCGTGGAACGAAGTTGGGGCTCGGCCGAGGAACGAAGGCGGGTGTGTTGGCGAGGTGCACACCTGCCGCAGGCTGGACGTTGAAGTAGTCCGGGCGCGAAGCTTCGGAACGTGGGACGAACGCCGACGTGCGGCCAACATCTCCCGCGGCACTGGGACCTCCGGGAGTAAACGGCGTGCCTACCGGCGTCGAGTTGGTGCTCCGCGCAGAAGGCAGGTGCTCAAGGAAGTTGAGGCGTGCAGGTTGCGTTGGCAGTGCGGCAGCACCGGTTGGCAACACCGTGTCCgcagccttctcctccgtcGGCTCTTCCTTCACAGCagtctcctcgtcatcttTAGGCTCCGGCGacttctccttcttgcgAATCTTGTGGCTCGCCAGGTAGTCTTTGAGTGAGACCTTCTTAGGAGGCGCTGTAGGGGTATCCTCCTTGGGCTCCTTGGGCGGAGAAGACGCTTCCTTCGGAGCTGTAGGCGTCTCAGAGGGCGCAGGGGTTGACTCTTTGGGCGCGGGCTCCTCTGGCTCGGGCGTCGACTCCTTTGGCTCCGGTGTTGGCTCCTTCGCGATCGGCGACGACTGCTTGAGTGGCTCCGGGGAGACCTGCTTGGCTTCTCTTGGCGGCTTCGATGTAACCGAAGGTTCCTTGACTATGGCGGGTAcggagggcggcggtgaggcCTTGTGCGAAGGCTCAGTCGACTCCGTCTTCACCGTCACCGACTTCGGGCTGTGAtcttcgtcctcgctgtccTTTACCACCTTGTTGCGGCGTCCACGATCACCCACTGGCTTGCGAGACGGCTTCCGTGCAGGcgtgtcgtcctcgtcatccggCTCGCTCCCTGTAGCCTTCGAGACCTTCGGTCGCTTGGCAGACTTGGAAGACTTGGGCTTCTGCGGCGACCGGTGCACCTTCGTTGCTGGTTTTGGTGTCGCACGATCATCATCGGacccctcctcgtcactaGATCGGATGATTTTGCGGCGCGGGATGGCTTTGGAAGCGCGCCGCTCAGACGAGCCCGAAGCCTTCTTGGACTTGTTTTTGCGTTGAACAGTAACAGGCGACAGAACTCGACGGCGGTTAGACGGCGCAGGCTTGGTAGGAGACGATGTCTCGCCATCAGACTCCAAGGCCATCGTCGCGGTCGTAGCGTTCGAAACATACCCATCAtcaatctcctcctcgccctcctcatgTCGCTCTTGCCTAGCGTGCCTATCGGGAGGGATGGACGAGAGAGCGGACGATGGGGGAGCGAAAGTGGACGGCTGCGGTTCGTCCGGCGTCCGTGGTGCCTCCCCCATGTCGACGTCTTCCTTGGTCTCTTTCGAGAGCACCTCCGTTGCAGTCACAGTTCCAGCTGGGATAGCAGGTCCCATGGGCTCGGGAGCGGTTGCTGGCTTGACGTCTTCCTCGTGGAGCTCTGTCTTggcaacctcgtcaacgtccATGGCGCCGTCGGTGAGCGCTGGCAGAGCGTCTGCTTCAGCCGGTATGACAGGCGATCCTGTCTGCTTGGCCGTCTCACAGATCGTCGTCGCAGTAGAGTCCTCCGCCAACGGATCAGGCTCCACGTCCATGAGCTCCACGTCATCATCGCCcgcctgctcctcgtctGCAGGAGCCTCGTCTTCTGGAGCGTTGGATGGCGCGCGTTCGGAAGACGGCCGAGACCGTTCCTTGGCGtctgcgtcgtcgtcgccatcgaTGGTCTTGGTCGGGCCGGCGCGCCAGAGTTCCCACTCGCCTGCGTTCCGGAACCGCTTGGCTTTGGCGTATGCGTCCATTTCCTCAATCTCGCGCTTACGCCAGCCACGCACAGCCCCAACAAGCTCACCGAGATCAATGCGCTTACGAGCACGCGCCCCGCTCACACCATGAAAAGTCTGCCCCATCACCTGTCTGCGCATCTGCGCGAAAGCACAGTCGGTGTTAACGGTGCAAGCGCACGACTGGAATGTGCTGAAGATATTGGTCAGGATGGCGTCGAACTTGGTCGTCAGAAGCGTGACTGTCTCCGAGTCGATGTTGACTGGAGGTTTGTTGGCCGACTTGGTGAGCGTCGAGTCGATGACAGCACGGAGAGTGTGGACGACATGCTGGTCATCCCACTCCCAGCCCAGGACGATCTCCTCGTTCTTGGagagctcgcgcgcggcgaaGATACCGAAATGCAGCTTCTGCGTTGATGTGTCGGAAGTCTTGAAGAAGACGGGACGGATGACGGCGTTGGGGTGGCAGCCGCTCCGAACAAAGCGCATCTCGTTGCCGTATGACCGCGCATCAAGCATGAGATTGACTGGAGGACCGACGGAATGGACGTAGGGCTTGGGGATCCCAAGCGCAGAGTACTGGTTGATGGGGTCCTTGCGATAGGTTgctgcgtcgaggacctcgcAGCGGTACTCTCCAAGGAAGGAGCCGGCTGAGAGCCCGTCTGTGACGAAGACACCGTAAATCGTAGGGCGAGCGTAGATGTTCTGACTGGGTTCGATGTACTTGAGAGGTAAGTAGCAGCTCGCACTTCCAGGGTCGTCCACTGGTCGCAGGTATGTCGGCGCCGCAAGGCTCTCGAGGTCCGCGCCAATGAGGTACACAGGAGGCAATGGAGGCGCAAGGACGTTGAAGTCGGCGCCGTCCACCCCAATGTCTGGCGACTGCCTCATGTCACCCGTCTCCGTTGGGGACGGTAACCCAGACTCGTGATATGAAGGCTTGCTCAGGCGtggctcctcgtccccaTCCACCCATTCTTGCCGCAGCTTGGCAATAGCGCGACTGGCCCGGATGCCTCGGACAAGGTTCTCCTTGAGAGGTGTGTACTCTAGCTCCCAAGGCTGAACGCGAAAGtagtcgtcctcgtcgccatctcTCCCCGGCTGTGCAGAGTCCTTGGAGCGTGGCTTGGTAGGGTTGGGCTTGCGCCTTGGCTTTGCTGGTGGCGCCATCGGATCTCGAGAGTCGTCTGTCGCTTCGCCAGCAGCCTCCGGCTTACTGCTACCGCTTTCGACGCGCGGTCGCTTCGCCTTTGGCCGTTTCTTGTTGGGCTCAGCAGGTTCGCCTTGGGGAACGATCCGTCCTCGTGTGCGGAGCTGCAGCTCTCTTGCAGCACCGGCGTCGAAAGGACGGGGATCACACTTCTCGCAGTAGTACACCTCGGGAAGGTTGTTGCCGTTGGGATATCCAAAACACTTGGCGTGCTGCCAGGCGTAACACCCTTCGCACTGGACAGTGaagccgtcgtcgtcctcgataCCGCAGATGCAACGAATGCGCGCGTTGTCCTCACCCATGTGATGGGCTGGGGTCGCGCCAGGCTCAGTTGACGAGTGCCGAGAAGGACCGGCTACGGCATTGTTGCTGCTCGTCTTCCGTTTCCTCTTCGGTTTGGTAGCATTtgtgctcgtcgaggttTCTGGACTGGGTGCAGCGGGCGTTGGGAGGCCGATAGGGGAGGATGGAACAAgggatggtggtggtgggggttCACGGGGGAGCGTGGCAGGGGAATCGTGGGGAGGGGTGTGGGGGTAGAGCGCTTCTTCCTTCAAGGCCGGAGGTGGCAGAGGCTCATGGACAGCGGAGAAGTTGAGCAGCAACGCTGCTGCCTCCTCTGACGGTGCTGAGCCAGGTGGTGATCGCCGGGGTCGTACAGTGGGTGGGGTTGAGTAAGAGTCTTCCCTCTCACTGTCGATCGTGTCTCTTGCGGACGACACTTCGCCGTACGCTCGAGCCACTGGGCCGTTGAGTGCGGGAGAAGGCTCGCCTCGAGCGGCAGACGTTCCTCCCACACGCTCCAACGGCGCCATCTCTATGCCATGACTGACATGGCCCAGTTCAGATACCATGGGATTGGCGTGTTGCTTGATTACAGAATCGGCAATTGGtgctggcggtggcggcagACGACCCGTTCCACCATCTGGGAccatgacgaggacgtcgccGCGGTTCATTCAACAACACCACAGTGGGCGTCCACACGTCGGTCTAGTGGAGTCGAGGATTAGTAAGCGGTCGTACACCCTCGACAAGGCGCCCAATGGTCGGGTGAGGGTGCGAGGAAGGGTCGATGAAAAATGGATGAGAGACGAATGGGGAATGGGAGACCGCGTCGACCGCTGGCTGTGAACAGTTGACGGTCAGATTGCCTACGTGTCGAGGCTGAGTGACGAGTCGATGGGATAGGGTGAGAGGGCGGTGTTGAGTGGGCCGCAGATCACACAATGGACAGCAAGGGGAAAGGATGGGCTGGGATGGAGGAGAGTCGACGGCGACCACACGACGAGTTTGACCACTTAAGGAGACTCGTTCACCGTCAATGTGAGGCAGATAGATCAACAGCAAGCGTGTGGATTGCGTGCCAGATGGAATATGTGGGAATGTGAATAGGTCGTGGAAGGCGGGAAGTCGGGACAGGCGTCGCGCAGAGGCGTGAGGAGGATTATAGGCAGGAGCGGGCGCGGAGCGATGGCGACATGAGAGgaatgggaggagggggataCCGCtgatggatgatggcgCGGGGTTTTtgatggcgatggcgacgcggcTTGTTGAGCATCAAGTGGTCGAGTTGTTGTCGACGATATTGAGGGCCCAGCAGTGGTTTGTGTGTGTATGGAtacgaggagatggagtaAAGGGATAGTGGGTGAAGTTGAGAGTGAGGGATGTTGACCAACCTAGGTAGAGCAACCGCGACGTTGAACCTTCAAGGGAAATTGGTCGAAAGGGAAAAACCCTCTGGCAGAGCTGCAAGAGCTGGCAGGGCTGGCCCAGCTGGCAGCTCGAACAGCGGACGCAGAATTCGCGGACTAAAActgccttccttccccgccTAAGGCGCCCCCACCCCTCGACAACCACCTCACGCCACCCACCAAACAGCCCAAACAGCTCACCCTTGGATATCTCGATGCATCGCTAGCCTTGCGACTGCCAACATCCTTGACTCACACACTTCCATGAAGGTCATGCCTTCGTCGAGGGAGCTGGCTCATCCGCTTGATGTCTGTTGGGTGAGATGGGGGGGTTGAAAAGTCGGGTGGTTGTATGGACCCGACAGTGAGGCAAAGCAGAGGATGCAGACAGTGGCAGAGTGGGTGGATGGTCCTGTTGCTCGAATCGCAAAATGAGCCACAGGCTGACTAGGTTGGCTTGGCTGGCTATGCTGGGGGATGGAATGGTGAATGATGCAAGGTTGACAGAGGGTGTGGCAATTTCATGACAAAGATCCACAACGACACTCGGGCCCTTGAGCCCTTGCCCGCTTACCCTCTTTTGCTCCCTCTTGCCTTCTTTGGCCCTAAGAGAGCACGCATATTTGTATATGTCAAACACTTAAACGGGCAGAGGGTGCGAATGTGAGCACTGTGAGATGACAGCATATGACAGAGGATGCGAGAGGATCGAGTGTAAGGGAAAAACGAATCAAGTCTGTGACTGGCATTATCCAAAGCACAGTAGCAGAGGACTTTAGTTCAGTTGGGACAGGGTAAAGGGACGAGGGACCAAGGGAGTAAGGGGAAGGCACACCAAAGATGGATACCCACATGACCCCAAGGCAGAATCGAACTCATGACGACTCAACAAACCCAATTATCCAATCATATTTCAAATTCAATTTCCTCTTTTGCAAATTGACGGAAATCGCTTTGCCACCCAAACGTAGGAGGTCAAGATAAACAATTCACATGGAGCCCACGTGAAATTTAGGCGTCCCATGATCAAGGCATGCCAAAGAAGCGTCAAAGGCGCCCTTACGGATCGTCACTACAGACCGCGATTTATCCAAGTACGAATTCAATCAAGCAGGCTCGACAACATCAATCCATCTCATACCACACCCACTCTCGTCTCCCCCCCGCCAACCTCTTCTCTTCGTGCCGAACCATAGGCATCGAGACTAGAGGATACATTGTTCACCCCGCAGGAGGCAGGGAACGCCCTCTTTCTCGTTAAAACGGGGCCGCTGCCCAACGCCAGACGCCGCCTTCGACCGCGACTGGTATACCCCTCACGCTTCTCACTCGTCTTCTCTCGCCTAATCTCTAGGGTTCTATCCCTTCGTCATGTCAGGCCCAAAGAGGGGAAAGGACCTGTCCCAGTTCAACTATGGCGCGATCAGTagtctcgtcgtcaaccaGGGTGAGTCACTTTATGTTTACATGTCGATTGAGCGACGCTTACGCGCAGACCGCTCGGTCATTCGCAGCGACGAGCCTACTGGCCAGCCCGAGTCGCTGGTCGGTCGCATCAATGTCAAGGACATGGGCTCGCGCGTGACGCGCGAGGCTCCCAAGGACAttgagaagaagaagaagaaggccgcgcgctcgcagGCTGAGGAAATTGAGCGGCAAATTCGGCGGCAGCAGGAGGTCTCGACTGCGCGGTTCGGTGCCGCCGACGTTCTGGCGTCTGTGGCTGAAATGGAAGGCCTGCGGTACAAGCCGCGCACCGCCGAGACGAGCGAGGTGTACGAACTGATCCTCGGGTTGGTGCACCgtcagctcggcgaccagACGCAGGAGGTCgtgcgctcggcgacagacaccatcctcgagacgctcaaggacgaTAACATGAAGGAGTTCgacaagcgcaaggaggtAGAGTCCGTGACCtccgcgctcgacgaggactcctggcagcagctcgtcaacctgAGCAAGAAGATCTCGGATTAcgctgaggaggacgagcagaGTGCAGAGGGCGAtgaccgcgagcgcgctgTCGACAACGAGGGCGTGGCTGTGCTTttcgaggacgacgactcggacggCGACCAGGACTTTGAGATCAAAGACCGCGCgtcagacgacgaggacgacgatgatgaggacgaggaagtCAAGGAGCAGGAAGACGAGGGTGCGGATGGGGATGAGCccatggacgacgacgacgacgacgacgcacTCGTGCTCGGACGAGAGAGCagcaagaagaagggcaaaGCCGATGACAAGTTGTCTCCTCACGACGTCGATGGCTTCTGGCTTCAGCGCCAGATCGGTGCAGCGTATTCCGACCCTGTGCAAGCTGCCGACTTGACACAACAGGCCCTCGACCAGCTGAGCACCGAGTCGGACTTGCGTGATCTTGAGaacaacctcgccgagctgttCGGCTACGAGAActtcgacctcgtcgccaagctgACGAAGAACCGCGACGTCATCGTTTGGTGCACCAAGCTCGCACGTtcgagcgacgacgagcgccagGACATTGAGGTGGCGATGCGCGAGAAGGGCGTCGCGTGGATCCTGCGTGAGCTCCGTGGCGGTCGCAAAACCGATGACGCTGCTTTGCAGCCGATTGCCGTCCCCAACAAGGCGACTCTTGCCCCCGGCTCTGTCGCACAGCCTCAGCGCGTCATTGACATCGACTCGCTCATCTTCTCGGAGGGCGGCCACCTCATGTCCCGCAAGAAGGTTAAGCTTCCGCACGGCTCGTTCAAGCGTCAGTTCAAGGGCTACGAGGAGATCCACGTGCCCGAGCcgaagcggcgcgaggtTGTCGCCGGTGAGCTCGTGTCCGTTAACGCCATGCCGAACTGGACGCAGCCGGTGTGGGAGAGTGTCAACGCCACCAAGCTCAACACCATTCAGAGCAAGGTGTTCCCGATTGCTTTCGAGACCGACGAGGCCATGCTCATCTGTGCTCCGACGGGTGCCGGTAAGACCAACTGcgctgcgctcgccatGTTGCGCACGATCCACAATGCGCGTGACCCCGAGACCGGCGTCATCAACCGCGACGCGTTCAAGATCATCTACGTGTCGCCCATGAAGGCGCTGGTGCAGGAGCAGGTTACAGCGTTCAGCAAACGcttcgccgccctcgacatCAAGGTCGCCGAGTTGACTGGTGACTCGCAGCTCACCAAGCAACAGATTGCCGAGACCCAGATCATTGTCACGACCCCCGAGAAATGGGACGTCATCACGCGCAAGGCTACCGACGCATCCTACACCAACCTCGTGCGCCTGATTATCGTTGACGAGATCCATCTGCTCCACGACGACCGTGGGCCTGTCCTCGAGTCTATTCTCTCCCGTACGATCCGCAAGATGGACCAAACCCACGACGCAGTCCGTGTCGTCGGTCTGTCCGCCACGCTCCCGAACTACAAGGACGTGGCAGCCTTCCTCCGTGTCGACGTCAAGAAAGGCCTCTTCTACTTTGACGCCCCTTACCGCCCTGTCGGTCTCAAGCAGCAATTCATCGGCGTGACGGAGAAAAAGGCCATCAAGCGTTTGCAGACCATCAACGAGGTGTGCTACGAGAAGGTGCTTAACCAGGCTGGCAAGTCGCAGACGCTCGTCTTTGTCCACTCGCGCAAGGAGACGGCCAAGACGGCCAAGTTCCTCCGCGATATGGCCATGGAGAAGGAAACGCTCTCGCAGTTCATCAACCCCGAGGGAGCGTCGCGCGAAGTGCTCATCCATGAGGCCAACGAGGCCAGGgacctcaacctcaaaGACATTTTGCCTTTCGGCTTCGGCATTCATCACGCTGGTATGACCCGCGAGGACCGTACcaccgtcgaggacctctTCATGGACGGCCACATCCAGGTGCTCGTGTGTACCGCCACGCTCGCGTGGGGTGTCAACCTTCCGGCGCACACTGTCATCATCAAGGGCACTCAGGTATACAACCCCGAGAAGGGCCGCTGGTCCGAGCTGTCTCCGCAGGATGTACTGCAGATGCTTGGTCGTGCCGGTCGCCCCCAGTTCGACACCTACGGCGAGGgcatcatcatcaccaaCCATGGCGAACTGCAGTACTACACGTCGCTCATGAACCAGCAGCTGCCGATCGAGTCGCAGTTCGTCTCGCGCATGGTCGACAACCTCAACGCCGAGATTGTACTCGGTTCTGTGCGCAAccgcgacgagggtgtTCAGTGGCTCGGTTACACTTATCTCTACGTGCGCATGCTTGGCTCGCCTGCTCTGTACAACGTCGGCGCCGACTATcttgagggcgacgacgcacTTGTCCAGAAGCGCGCGGATCTCATTCACTCGGCGGCTGTCCTTCTTGAGAAGGGTGGTCTTATCAATTATAACCGCGCGACCGGCGTGTTCCAGAGCACCGACCTTGGCCGCATCGCCTCGC is part of the Cutaneotrichosporon cavernicola HIS019 DNA, chromosome: 7a genome and encodes:
- the NOC4 gene encoding uncharacterized protein (CBF/Mak21 family): MSAPAKIAKLEKTLIEKPADPNPLLPLLAATRHADPAVAHKAAWAAYRVFGAQLAAGRVGGITGEKGPAAEAKDAKGWIRDRLLDFIGILGGMLCDSEAALRMSALQLLFGLLPPVSAAARVPLHIPYFRMIVRALLVPQPSQRGSVKGKIDASTQENDARELAADVVEKVVEEYWAAYDDLRLFFFREVASLVAADEVEVDAVMAQLAPLTNLPKAQADINAFFVPGLETAPEDSEKKSKKAKTGKGKKGKKELDALPEWMETYDSASSDDEEVGGKRKRASALGTAAAVHSLAAHTNAYTSAWEGVLSRPLSEAWTRRVLASLHGERGVLSHWAPARRVRLADWLGGTVDGGGAHALLAMNGLFVLMTLYNLDYPRFYERLYALLDGEVLHARYRARFFRLLDTFLRSPMLGAALVAAFIKRLARLALSAPPAGAILVIPFVYNLFKRHPGTMPMLHRLPDDMESDPYDENEPVPGKSKAIDSSVWELAALKSHYLASVGTMAKIFSEQFTKPEFNLEDFLDHGYGTLFETETKRRIKNAPALSVQLELGQPADIAPLFPSAGQEGERDGVSELWAF
- the SET3 gene encoding uncharacterized protein (SET (Su(var)3-9, Enhancer-of-zeste, Trithorax) domain): MVPDGGTGRLPPPPAPIADSVIKQHANPMVSELGHVSHGIEMAPLERVGGTSAARGEPSPALNGPVARAYGEVSSARDTIDSEREDSYSTPPTVRPRRSPPGSAPSEEAAALLLNFSAVHEPLPPPALKEEALYPHTPPHDSPATLPREPPPPPSLVPSSPIGLPTPAAPSPETSTSTNATKPKRKRKTSSNNAVAGPSRHSSTEPGATPAHHMGEDNARIRCICGIEDDDGFTVQCEGCYAWQHAKCFGYPNGNNLPEVYYCEKCDPRPFDAGAARELQLRTRGRIVPQGEPAEPNKKRPKAKRPRVESGSSKPEAAGEATDDSRDPMAPPAKPRRKPNPTKPRSKDSAQPGRDGDEDDYFRVQPWELEYTPLKENLVRGIRASRAIAKLRQEWVDGDEEPRLSKPSYHESGLPSPTETGDMRQSPDIGVDGADFNVLAPPLPPVYLIGADLESLAAPTYLRPVDDPGSASCYLPLKYIEPSQNIYARPTIYGVFVTDGLSAGSFLGEYRCEVLDAATYRKDPINQYSALGIPKPYVHSVGPPVNLMLDARSYGNEMRFVRSGCHPNAVIRPVFFKTSDTSTQKLHFGIFAARELSKNEEIVLGWEWDDQHVVHTLRAVIDSTLTKSANKPPVNIDSETVTLLTTKFDAILTNIFSTFQSCACTVNTDCAFAQMRRQVMGQTFHGVSGARARKRIDLGELVGAVRGWRKREIEEMDAYAKAKRFRNAGEWELWRAGPTKTIDGDDDADAKERSRPSSERAPSNAPEDEAPADEEQAGDDDVELMDVEPDPLAEDSTATTICETAKQTGSPVIPAEADALPALTDGAMDVDEVAKTELHEEDVKPATAPEPMGPAIPAGTVTATEVLSKETKEDVDMGEAPRTPDEPQPSTFAPPSSALSSIPPDRHARQERHEEGEEEIDDGYVSNATTATMALESDGETSSPTKPAPSNRRRVLSPVTVQRKNKSKKASGSSERRASKAIPRRKIIRSSDEEGSDDDRATPKPATKVHRSPQKPKSSKSAKRPKVSKATGSEPDDEDDTPARKPSRKPVGDRGRRNKVVKDSEDEDHSPKSVTVKTESTEPSHKASPPPSVPAIVKEPSVTSKPPREAKQVSPEPLKQSSPIAKEPTPEPKESTPEPEEPAPKESTPAPSETPTAPKEASSPPKEPKEDTPTAPPKKVSLKDYLASHKIRKKEKSPEPKDDEETAVKEEPTEEKAADTVLPTGAAALPTQPARLNFLEHLPSARSTNSTPVGTPFTPGGPSAAGDVGRTSAFVPRSEASRPDYFNVQPAAGVHLANTPAFVPRPSPNFVPRGSVDESSREPLPPPLAFQPRQPDNEFPQMSPVRQPLPLQTPPGKFQGLPDIPPALPVRDGPPHHGPRAPPTGPRHAPTGPRGAWGGSSTHGPGTGANAGGAPVSPVNSMRGGFGGPRPYPPRGGGFDRGYGFRGRGHPRGRGGRM